A region from the Agrococcus sp. SL85 genome encodes:
- the mnhG gene encoding monovalent cation/H(+) antiporter subunit G — translation MSLEGVLDVVGATLILLGAGFALTAAIGLVRLPDVLNRMHAASKPQTLGFLLLCAGLALVLRDGAATAMLVLAAGLQLVTAPVATQMMAKAAHRAGQYRADLVVDERDEGDESR, via the coding sequence GTGAGCCTCGAGGGCGTGCTCGACGTCGTGGGCGCGACGCTCATCCTGCTGGGCGCGGGCTTCGCGCTCACCGCGGCGATCGGCCTCGTGCGCCTGCCGGACGTCCTGAACCGCATGCACGCGGCCTCGAAGCCGCAGACGCTCGGCTTCCTGCTGCTGTGCGCGGGGCTCGCGCTCGTGCTCCGCGACGGCGCCGCGACGGCGATGCTCGTGCTCGCCGCGGGCCTGCAGCTCGTCACCGCGCCGGTGGCCACGCAGATGATGGCGAAGGCCGCGCACCGCGCCGGGCAGTACCGCGCGGATCTCGTGGTGGATGAGCGCGACGAGGGCGACGAGAGCCGCTAG
- a CDS encoding monovalent cation/H+ antiporter complex subunit F: MEIVLVIAGLMLSAAAVLTLVRIVRGPNPSDRVVATDVLIATVAGALAVEAAINHHAYTIPVILVLSLLAFAGTVSVARFIAGRQGVLDERPSTKEESP, encoded by the coding sequence ATGGAGATCGTGCTCGTGATCGCGGGCCTCATGCTGAGCGCCGCCGCGGTGCTGACGCTCGTGCGCATCGTGCGCGGCCCGAACCCCAGCGATCGCGTGGTCGCGACCGACGTCCTCATCGCGACGGTCGCGGGCGCGCTCGCGGTCGAGGCTGCGATCAACCACCACGCCTACACGATCCCCGTGATCCTCGTGCTCTCGCTGCTCGCCTTCGCGGGCACCGTCTCGGTCGCGCGCTTCATCGCGGGCCGCCAGGGCGTCCTCGACGAGCGGCCGAGCACGAAGGAGGAGTCGCCGTGA
- a CDS encoding exonuclease SbcCD subunit D, which yields MRLLHTSDWHVGRTFHGADTLDALVATLAEVAAAVRRERIDAVLVAGDVYDSAMPAGRHVAALSAALAAIRDAGARIVLSSGNHDSPARLGANAAFAAAGGLHLSTDALDPASWRTTLDDEHGPVQVLAIPYLEPLALRAALPEAGIATQADAMRWAMDAVRALLAEAPGRSVVLAHCFAAGVAIADDAPRDITAGGLDVVPTAAFDGIDYAALGHLHSRQVLAEHVRYSGAPLHWSFKERTPERGAWLVDLGAEGLEAVTWLELPVPRRLTEVEGELEALLGDARLDGTEGDWVRATLTDRLRPIDAMRRLQSRWPHCAEVVWRAPEHERSGETYGSLVAQPTDAELVGAFLGHVRAGVGASEAELALVADALARVDAEERDR from the coding sequence ATGCGCCTCCTGCACACCTCCGACTGGCACGTCGGCCGCACGTTCCACGGGGCGGACACGCTCGACGCGCTCGTCGCGACGCTCGCGGAGGTGGCCGCCGCCGTTCGCCGCGAGCGCATCGACGCCGTGCTCGTCGCGGGCGACGTCTACGACTCGGCGATGCCCGCGGGCCGCCACGTCGCCGCGCTCTCCGCGGCGCTCGCCGCGATCCGCGACGCGGGGGCTCGCATCGTGCTCTCGAGCGGCAACCACGACTCCCCCGCGCGCCTCGGCGCGAACGCGGCGTTCGCGGCCGCGGGCGGCCTGCACCTCTCGACCGACGCGCTCGATCCGGCGTCGTGGCGCACGACGCTCGACGACGAGCACGGCCCGGTGCAGGTGCTCGCGATCCCCTACCTCGAGCCGCTCGCGCTGCGCGCCGCGCTGCCGGAGGCGGGCATCGCGACGCAGGCCGACGCGATGCGCTGGGCGATGGACGCCGTGCGGGCGCTGCTCGCCGAGGCGCCCGGCCGCTCGGTCGTGCTCGCGCACTGCTTCGCCGCGGGCGTCGCGATCGCCGACGACGCACCCCGCGACATCACCGCCGGCGGGCTCGACGTCGTGCCGACGGCCGCCTTCGACGGCATCGACTACGCGGCGCTCGGCCACCTGCACTCCCGGCAGGTGCTCGCCGAGCACGTGCGCTACTCCGGGGCGCCGCTGCACTGGTCGTTCAAGGAGCGCACGCCCGAGCGCGGCGCGTGGCTCGTCGACCTCGGCGCCGAGGGGCTCGAGGCCGTGACGTGGCTCGAGCTGCCGGTGCCGCGGCGGCTCACCGAGGTCGAGGGCGAGCTCGAGGCCCTGCTCGGCGACGCCCGGCTCGACGGCACCGAGGGCGACTGGGTGCGCGCGACGCTCACCGACCGCCTGCGGCCCATCGACGCGATGCGGCGCCTGCAGTCGCGCTGGCCGCACTGCGCCGAGGTCGTGTGGCGCGCGCCGGAGCACGAGCGCTCGGGCGAGACGTACGGCAGCCTCGTGGCGCAGCCGACCGACGCCGAGCTCGTGGGCGCCTTCCTCGGGCACGTGCGCGCGGGCGTCGGCGCGAGCGAGGCGGAGCTCGCGCTCGTGGCGGATGCGCTCGCGCGCGTCGACGCCGAGGAGCGCGACCGATGA
- a CDS encoding Na+/H+ antiporter subunit E → MNRPALRYRVSLTATIGLAVVWMLLWGELTPGAALFGVLVALLIQVAFPLPDVPELDSFHPIGFARLVLVTLGGLLVSSFQVAGQVLAFWRPTRNAIIRVPLRTDSPFITVITAELVSLVPGSVAVDAEDGALLVHVFDASSDAAIERARASVRGTEATVIRAFGTAEDRALLRGAPAAASADAAGGAAATEGEGR, encoded by the coding sequence GTGAACCGCCCCGCCCTCCGCTACCGCGTCTCGCTCACCGCCACCATCGGCCTCGCGGTCGTGTGGATGCTGCTCTGGGGCGAGCTGACGCCGGGCGCCGCCCTCTTCGGCGTGCTCGTCGCGCTCCTCATCCAGGTCGCCTTCCCGCTGCCCGACGTGCCGGAGCTCGACTCCTTCCATCCGATCGGCTTCGCGCGGCTCGTGCTCGTGACGCTCGGGGGCCTCCTGGTGTCGAGCTTCCAGGTGGCTGGGCAGGTGCTCGCCTTCTGGCGGCCGACGCGCAACGCGATCATCCGCGTGCCGCTGCGCACCGACTCGCCGTTCATCACCGTGATCACGGCCGAGCTCGTCTCGCTCGTCCCCGGCTCGGTCGCGGTCGACGCGGAGGACGGCGCGCTGCTCGTCCACGTCTTCGACGCCTCGAGCGACGCGGCGATCGAGCGCGCGCGGGCGAGCGTGCGGGGCACGGAGGCGACGGTCATCCGCGCCTTCGGCACCGCCGAGGACCGGGCGCTCCTGCGCGGCGCGCCGGCCGCGGCATCCGCCGACGCCGCAGGCGGCGCGGCCGCGACCGAGGGGGAGGGCCGCTGA
- the gcvT gene encoding glycine cleavage system aminomethyltransferase GcvT → MTADAPSTGADALQRTPLHAVHEAAGAQLVDFAGWAMPVRYGSDLAEHQAVRERAGLFDLSHMAELRVTGAEAGAALDHALAGRMSGLELGQAKYTLLLAEDGGIVDDLIVYRLGETAFLVVANAGNRHAAAGAIAERIAGFDAALVDETEETALIAVQGPAAAAIVGAIGLESEPLEGLRYYRALEAVFEGEDVLVARTGYTGEDGFELYVAAHAAEDLWRAIAIAGEEHGLTLCGLAARDTLRLEAGMPLYGHELSLETLPAQVGLGRVVALRTKGGFVGRAAVEAGPAEGAPVLVGLTAEGRRAPRAGYPVLDGDRVVGAVTSGALSPTLGVPIAMALVEPGSAASDSLSVDVRGTQLPAAVTELPFYTREARA, encoded by the coding sequence ATGACCGCAGACGCACCATCGACGGGCGCAGACGCCCTGCAGCGCACGCCGCTGCACGCGGTGCACGAGGCGGCGGGCGCGCAGCTCGTCGACTTCGCAGGATGGGCGATGCCCGTCCGCTACGGCTCCGACCTCGCCGAGCACCAGGCCGTGCGCGAGCGGGCGGGCCTGTTCGACCTCAGCCACATGGCGGAGCTGCGCGTCACCGGCGCCGAGGCGGGCGCCGCGCTCGACCACGCGCTCGCCGGACGCATGTCGGGCCTCGAGCTCGGCCAGGCGAAGTACACGCTGCTCCTCGCGGAGGACGGCGGCATCGTCGACGACCTCATCGTCTACCGCCTGGGCGAGACCGCCTTCCTCGTCGTCGCGAACGCCGGCAACCGGCACGCGGCCGCCGGCGCGATCGCCGAGCGCATCGCCGGCTTCGACGCGGCGCTCGTCGACGAGACCGAGGAGACGGCGCTCATCGCCGTCCAGGGACCGGCCGCGGCCGCGATCGTCGGCGCGATCGGCCTCGAGTCCGAGCCCCTCGAGGGCCTCCGCTACTACCGCGCGCTCGAGGCGGTCTTCGAGGGCGAGGACGTCCTCGTCGCCCGCACGGGCTACACGGGCGAGGACGGCTTCGAGCTCTACGTCGCCGCGCACGCCGCCGAGGACCTCTGGCGTGCCATCGCGATCGCCGGCGAGGAGCACGGCCTGACCCTCTGCGGCCTCGCCGCGCGCGACACCCTGCGCCTCGAGGCGGGCATGCCGCTCTACGGCCACGAGCTCTCGCTCGAGACCCTGCCCGCGCAGGTGGGCCTCGGCCGCGTCGTGGCGCTCCGGACGAAGGGCGGCTTCGTCGGCCGCGCGGCCGTCGAGGCGGGTCCGGCAGAGGGCGCGCCCGTGCTCGTCGGGCTCACCGCCGAGGGCCGCCGCGCCCCGCGCGCCGGCTACCCGGTGCTCGACGGCGACCGCGTCGTCGGCGCCGTCACGAGCGGGGCGCTCTCGCCCACGCTCGGCGTCCCCATCGCGATGGCGCTCGTCGAGCCCGGCTCGGCCGCCTCCGACTCCCTGTCCGTCGATGTGCGCGGCACGCAGCTGCCCGCCGCAGTCACCGAGCTGCCCTTCTACACCCGAGAGGCCCGCGCATGA
- the gcvH gene encoding glycine cleavage system protein GcvH, giving the protein MSETKYTQDHEWVRPEGDVHIIGITDYAQAQLGDVVYVDLPGVGRSFASGEAIGEIESTKSVGELLAPAAGEVVEVNDEVAGDPTLVNSAPEGEGWLVKVRFTEEPELLDEGDYRGLTA; this is encoded by the coding sequence ATGAGCGAGACCAAGTACACCCAGGACCACGAGTGGGTGCGCCCCGAGGGCGACGTCCACATCATCGGCATCACCGACTACGCGCAGGCGCAGCTCGGCGACGTCGTCTACGTCGACCTGCCCGGCGTCGGCCGCTCGTTCGCCTCCGGCGAGGCGATCGGCGAGATCGAGTCGACGAAGTCGGTGGGCGAGCTCCTCGCGCCGGCCGCAGGCGAGGTCGTCGAGGTGAACGACGAGGTCGCGGGCGACCCCACGCTCGTCAACTCCGCCCCCGAGGGCGAGGGCTGGCTCGTCAAGGTGCGCTTCACCGAGGAGCCCGAGCTCCTCGACGAGGGCGACTACCGCGGGCTCACGGCCTGA
- a CDS encoding Na+/H+ antiporter subunit D has translation MDLANLVPVPVLLPLLAAGVTLGLARRPGAQRIVSASTLAINAALALVLCLAADRFGPIVLWVGNWPDGTGIVLVADRLSALMVLVSSIVTALVVIFPSRRDIADSAEGAPVSVFHPTFLVLTAGVANAFLAGDLFNLFVGFEILLFASYVLIMLGATKERVRAGSTYVVVSVVSSTLFLLAISIVYGATGTVSFAQLPERLAELDPGLQLTIQLLLLVVFGIKAAVFPLQAWLPDSYPTAPASVTAVFAGLLTKVGVFAIIRLQTVLFPESPLTELLLVAAILTMLLGILGALAQGEIKRLLSFTLVSHIGYMLLGVALGTEAGLSGAIFYIVHHILVQTALFIVVGLIERVGGSTSLARLGGLAAVPLLAVLYLVPALNLGGIPPFSGFIGKVALIDGALATGTPLAVLAVVAGVATSLLTLIAVIRVWQRAFWQDRAESEDRRLSLRVLPRIWIVAASALVGITVSLTALAGPLTDYAARAAHDIRDGAYHVAVEEAQP, from the coding sequence ATGGACCTCGCGAACCTCGTCCCCGTGCCCGTGCTCCTGCCGCTCCTCGCGGCGGGCGTGACGCTCGGGCTCGCGCGCCGCCCCGGCGCGCAGCGGATCGTCTCGGCATCGACGCTCGCGATCAACGCGGCCCTCGCGCTCGTGCTCTGCCTCGCCGCGGACCGGTTCGGCCCGATCGTGCTCTGGGTGGGCAACTGGCCCGACGGCACGGGCATCGTGCTCGTCGCCGACCGGCTCTCGGCGCTCATGGTGCTGGTCTCGAGCATCGTCACCGCGCTCGTCGTCATCTTCCCCTCGCGGCGCGACATCGCCGACTCGGCGGAGGGCGCGCCGGTCTCGGTCTTCCACCCGACGTTCCTCGTGCTCACCGCGGGCGTCGCGAACGCGTTCCTCGCGGGCGACCTCTTCAACCTCTTCGTCGGCTTCGAGATCCTGCTCTTCGCCTCCTACGTGCTCATCATGCTGGGCGCGACGAAGGAGCGCGTGCGCGCGGGATCGACGTACGTCGTCGTGAGCGTCGTCTCGTCGACGCTGTTCCTGCTCGCGATCTCGATCGTCTACGGCGCCACCGGCACCGTGAGCTTCGCGCAGCTGCCGGAGCGGCTCGCCGAGCTCGACCCGGGACTGCAGCTCACGATCCAGCTGCTGCTGCTCGTGGTCTTCGGCATCAAGGCGGCGGTGTTCCCGCTGCAGGCGTGGCTGCCGGACTCCTACCCGACGGCGCCCGCGAGCGTCACCGCGGTCTTCGCGGGCCTCCTCACGAAGGTCGGCGTCTTCGCGATCATCCGCCTGCAGACGGTGCTCTTCCCCGAGAGCCCGCTCACCGAGCTGCTGCTCGTCGCCGCGATCCTCACGATGCTGCTCGGCATCCTCGGCGCGCTCGCGCAGGGCGAGATCAAGCGACTGCTCTCGTTCACGCTCGTGAGCCACATCGGCTACATGCTGCTCGGCGTCGCCCTCGGCACCGAGGCGGGCCTCTCGGGCGCGATCTTCTACATCGTCCACCACATCCTCGTCCAGACGGCGCTGTTCATCGTCGTGGGCCTCATCGAGCGCGTCGGCGGCTCGACGAGCCTCGCGCGCCTCGGCGGGCTCGCGGCCGTGCCGCTGCTCGCGGTGCTCTACCTCGTGCCCGCGCTCAACCTCGGCGGCATCCCGCCGTTCTCCGGCTTCATCGGCAAGGTCGCCCTCATCGACGGCGCGCTCGCGACCGGCACCCCGCTCGCGGTCCTCGCGGTCGTCGCGGGCGTCGCCACGAGCCTCCTGACCCTCATCGCGGTCATCCGCGTGTGGCAGCGCGCCTTCTGGCAGGACCGGGCCGAGTCGGAGGACCGCAGGCTCTCGCTGCGCGTGCTGCCGCGCATCTGGATCGTCGCCGCCTCGGCGCTCGTGGGCATCACGGTCTCGCTCACCGCGCTCGCGGGCCCGCTCACCGACTACGCGGCCCGCGCCGCGCACGACATCCGCGACGGCGCATACCACGTCGCGGTCGAGGAGGCGCAGCCGTGA
- a CDS encoding Na+/H+ antiporter subunit A: MLLTVTTLAALAVVASALSGRMGRFVFLLPAAASLAAAGWFGAQAPLVAAGGVLQERVEWMPALGIAIDLRLGALQWLLAMVVLGVGGLIFVYCAWYFSTKSLAARTVGLLTAFAASMLLLVLSDDLIVLAVGWELTTVFSYLLVGLNHRSASNRRAAQTALVVTTLGGLSMLTGIMLLEAQTGTFSLAATLADPPRGAAAAWAVALVLVGALSKSAIVPFQYWLPGAMAAPTPVSAFLHAAAMVKAGVFLVAALTPAFVDLPWWRWTLVSLGIVTMLLGAVRAMRQLDIKVLLAHGTVSQLGLLITTIGIGTPSAMQAGLTLLAAHAVFKAALFMVIGIVDRSTGTRDLRELGGLARRMPVVAGVAIVSAASMAGIPPLLGFLGKEAALDAALHDMAELGGLGWVAFLGIAAGSALTVAYSLRLVVGTFFGRGEPKVKRRSRMLAAPPLVLAALTIGLAFAGKPITAVLAPHVGAVPTGEEAPYLALWHGITPALIASVLAWLVGYAVHRAFGARRSAVPGEDPLETAYHAGMRGLDRLAVEVTGRIQTGSLPLHVATILVVLVALPGSALLLSGSLTDDLRLYDSAGQVVAAAVVVVAAFFAATSRGRLRAFMLLGVVGYGVALLFLLHGAPDLALTQALTETVFLIVLVLVLRRLPKYFTNRPLRAARWLRAMLGIAVGAFAAIAALVALQARTATPISELFYDYAYEFGFGENIVNVTLVDTRAWDTLGELSVVLAAATGVASLIFVRRPARGTAVLRQSPDGPGRRTWLRGAFADEALASPVLEMMTRLLFPVMMAVSIYLLAVGHYLPGGGFAGGLVAGIALAVRYLAGGRDELVEAVPFDAGKLLGVGMALAVLSTVWPILIGGRIGESFKVAVELPVLGELSFVTTLVFDVGVWLIVVGAMLDFVRSLGAGVDLHGEQNVAPRPRYGSDSALPGAEVRP; this comes from the coding sequence GTGCTGCTCACCGTGACGACCCTCGCCGCCCTGGCGGTCGTCGCGAGCGCGCTCAGCGGCCGGATGGGCCGCTTCGTCTTCCTGCTGCCGGCCGCCGCGAGCCTCGCCGCCGCGGGCTGGTTCGGCGCCCAGGCGCCGCTCGTCGCCGCGGGCGGCGTGCTGCAGGAGCGCGTGGAGTGGATGCCGGCGCTCGGCATCGCGATCGACCTGCGGCTCGGCGCCCTGCAGTGGCTGCTCGCGATGGTCGTGCTGGGCGTCGGCGGCCTCATCTTCGTCTACTGCGCGTGGTACTTCTCGACGAAGTCGCTCGCCGCGCGCACGGTCGGCCTGCTCACGGCCTTCGCGGCCTCGATGCTGCTGCTCGTGCTCTCGGACGACCTGATCGTGCTCGCGGTCGGCTGGGAGCTCACGACCGTCTTCTCCTACCTCCTCGTCGGCCTCAACCACCGCTCGGCGAGCAACCGCCGGGCCGCGCAGACCGCGCTCGTCGTGACGACGCTCGGCGGGCTCTCGATGCTCACGGGCATCATGCTGCTCGAGGCCCAGACCGGCACGTTCTCGCTCGCCGCGACCCTCGCCGACCCGCCGCGCGGCGCGGCCGCGGCATGGGCCGTGGCGCTCGTGCTCGTGGGGGCGCTCTCGAAGTCGGCGATCGTGCCGTTCCAGTACTGGCTGCCGGGCGCCATGGCCGCGCCGACGCCCGTCTCGGCCTTCCTGCACGCCGCCGCGATGGTGAAAGCCGGCGTGTTCCTCGTCGCCGCCCTCACGCCCGCGTTCGTCGACCTGCCCTGGTGGCGCTGGACGCTCGTGTCGCTCGGCATCGTCACGATGCTGCTCGGCGCGGTGCGCGCCATGCGGCAGCTCGACATCAAGGTGCTGCTCGCGCACGGCACGGTCAGCCAGCTCGGCCTGCTCATCACGACGATCGGCATCGGCACGCCCTCGGCGATGCAGGCGGGGCTCACGCTCCTCGCCGCGCACGCGGTCTTCAAGGCAGCCCTGTTCATGGTGATCGGCATCGTCGACCGCTCGACGGGCACGCGCGACCTGCGCGAGCTCGGCGGGCTCGCCCGCCGCATGCCCGTGGTCGCGGGCGTCGCGATCGTCTCGGCCGCGTCGATGGCCGGCATCCCGCCGCTCCTCGGCTTCCTCGGCAAGGAGGCCGCGCTCGACGCGGCGCTCCACGACATGGCCGAGCTCGGCGGCCTCGGCTGGGTCGCCTTCCTCGGCATCGCCGCGGGCTCGGCGCTCACGGTCGCGTACTCGCTCCGCCTCGTCGTCGGCACGTTCTTCGGGCGGGGCGAGCCCAAGGTCAAGCGCCGCTCCCGGATGCTCGCGGCGCCGCCGCTCGTCCTCGCGGCCCTCACGATCGGCCTCGCCTTCGCGGGCAAGCCCATCACCGCGGTGCTCGCTCCCCACGTCGGCGCGGTGCCGACGGGGGAGGAGGCGCCCTACCTCGCGCTCTGGCACGGCATCACCCCCGCCCTCATCGCCTCGGTGCTCGCGTGGCTCGTCGGCTACGCCGTGCACCGCGCGTTCGGCGCGCGCCGCTCGGCCGTGCCGGGCGAGGACCCCCTCGAGACCGCCTACCACGCGGGCATGCGCGGGCTCGACCGTCTCGCGGTCGAGGTGACGGGCCGCATCCAGACCGGTTCGCTCCCGCTGCACGTCGCGACGATCCTCGTGGTCCTCGTGGCGCTGCCCGGCTCCGCGCTGCTGCTCTCGGGGTCGCTCACCGACGACCTGCGCCTCTACGACTCGGCCGGCCAGGTGGTGGCGGCAGCGGTCGTCGTCGTCGCCGCGTTCTTCGCCGCGACCTCCCGCGGCCGCCTCCGCGCCTTCATGCTCCTGGGGGTCGTCGGCTACGGCGTCGCCCTGCTCTTCCTCCTGCACGGCGCCCCCGACCTCGCGCTCACGCAGGCCCTCACCGAGACGGTGTTCCTCATCGTGCTGGTGCTCGTGCTGCGGCGCCTGCCGAAGTACTTCACGAACCGCCCGCTGCGGGCGGCGCGGTGGCTGCGCGCGATGCTCGGCATCGCGGTGGGCGCCTTCGCGGCGATCGCGGCGCTCGTGGCGCTGCAGGCGCGCACCGCGACGCCCATCTCCGAGCTCTTCTACGACTACGCGTACGAGTTCGGCTTCGGCGAGAACATCGTCAACGTCACGCTCGTCGACACGCGCGCCTGGGACACGCTCGGCGAGCTCTCGGTCGTGCTCGCCGCCGCGACGGGCGTCGCGAGCCTCATCTTCGTGCGGCGGCCCGCGCGCGGCACGGCGGTGCTGCGCCAGTCGCCCGACGGCCCGGGCCGGCGCACGTGGCTGCGGGGCGCGTTCGCCGACGAGGCGCTCGCCTCTCCCGTGCTCGAGATGATGACGCGCCTGCTCTTCCCCGTGATGATGGCGGTCTCGATCTACCTGCTCGCGGTCGGGCACTACCTGCCCGGCGGCGGCTTCGCCGGCGGCCTCGTCGCGGGCATCGCCCTCGCGGTCCGCTACCTCGCGGGCGGCAGGGACGAGCTCGTCGAGGCCGTGCCCTTCGACGCGGGCAAGCTGCTGGGCGTCGGCATGGCGCTCGCGGTGCTCAGCACCGTCTGGCCCATCCTCATCGGCGGCAGGATCGGGGAGTCGTTCAAGGTGGCCGTCGAGCTGCCGGTGCTCGGCGAGCTCTCGTTCGTCACGACGCTCGTGTTCGACGTGGGCGTGTGGCTCATCGTCGTGGGCGCGATGCTCGACTTCGTCCGCTCGCTCGGCGCGGGCGTCGACCTCCACGGGGAGCAGAACGTGGCGCCCAGGCCCCGCTACGGATCCGACAGCGCCCTGCCCGGAGCGGAGGTGCGCCCGTGA
- a CDS encoding Na(+)/H(+) antiporter subunit C: protein MTPSLVLAIAGGALIAAGVYLLLERSLMRILLGVMLAGNGVNLLFLVAAGPAGLAPIVGEPRDEIADPLPQAMVLTAIVIALATSAFLLAMSYRSFQLEGHDEVADDVEDSIVRRRAQADLSSEAHVEPSLGGDDDTESGGRLVLDEPDEDDATDRGDAAAEGADGGPERRGER from the coding sequence GTGACCCCCTCCCTCGTGCTCGCGATCGCGGGCGGCGCGCTCATCGCCGCCGGCGTCTACCTGCTGCTCGAGCGCAGCCTCATGCGCATCCTGCTCGGGGTCATGCTCGCGGGCAACGGCGTGAACCTGCTGTTCCTCGTCGCCGCGGGCCCCGCGGGGCTCGCGCCGATCGTCGGCGAGCCGCGCGACGAGATCGCCGACCCCCTGCCGCAGGCGATGGTGCTCACGGCCATCGTCATCGCGCTCGCGACGAGCGCCTTCCTGCTCGCGATGTCCTACCGCTCGTTCCAGCTCGAGGGCCACGACGAGGTCGCCGACGACGTCGAGGACTCGATCGTGCGCCGCCGCGCCCAGGCCGACCTCTCGAGCGAGGCGCACGTCGAGCCGAGCCTCGGCGGCGACGACGACACGGAGTCGGGCGGCCGCCTCGTCCTCGACGAGCCCGACGAGGACGACGCGACCGACCGGGGCGACGCCGCGGCCGAGGGCGCCGACGGCGGGCCCGAGCGGCGGGGGGAGCGCTGA
- a CDS encoding SMC family ATPase: MRLLRLAAEGFGPYRERFEIDFAAFEGDGVYLIAGPTGAGKSSILDAIVFALYGSVPRYEREQRVRSDLAGPEDPTSVELDVAIGDRVLRVRRSPDYERPKSRGSGTTTQKATATLLEREGDGWATVATSTREVGAEVHRLVGLSKDEFLQVILLAQGRFARFLHATSQDRKALLRRLFGTHRFDRLRAMLVEDAQQAGAAIEEGSRERATHLARVAEEPGRAPGAGPGGHGGGARRGRVARRGTGGDRRGVRSRDHPRSRGRGPARGGRCGARRRACAARPPCAPRGGGGRAGSARGGRAAGRRAPRGAPRGGRGRRGLGGDRPRGRRRCGARARRGRSGRRGRGRGRAGRRRCRAARGRRRPRRTAGRPRGA, encoded by the coding sequence GTGAGGCTGCTGCGGCTCGCCGCCGAGGGCTTCGGGCCCTACCGCGAGCGGTTCGAGATCGACTTCGCCGCGTTCGAGGGCGACGGCGTCTACCTGATCGCGGGGCCCACGGGCGCGGGCAAGTCGTCGATCCTCGACGCGATCGTCTTCGCCCTCTACGGCTCGGTGCCGCGGTACGAGCGCGAGCAGCGCGTGCGCTCCGACCTCGCGGGGCCCGAGGACCCCACCTCGGTCGAGCTCGACGTCGCGATCGGCGACCGCGTGCTGCGGGTGCGGCGCTCGCCCGACTACGAGCGGCCGAAGTCGCGCGGCTCCGGCACGACGACGCAGAAGGCGACGGCGACGCTGCTGGAGCGCGAGGGCGACGGCTGGGCGACCGTCGCGACCTCGACCCGCGAGGTCGGCGCCGAGGTGCATCGCCTCGTGGGCCTCTCGAAGGACGAGTTCCTGCAGGTGATCCTGCTGGCGCAGGGCCGCTTCGCGCGCTTCCTGCACGCCACGAGCCAGGACCGCAAGGCGCTGCTGCGGCGGCTGTTCGGCACCCACCGCTTCGACCGGCTGCGGGCGATGCTCGTCGAGGACGCCCAGCAGGCGGGCGCCGCGATCGAGGAGGGCAGCCGCGAGCGGGCGACCCACCTCGCGCGGGTGGCCGAGGAGCCTGGCCGCGCTCCAGGAGCCGGGCCCGGGGGCCACGGAGGCGGTGCCCGACGCGGGCGCGTGGCTCGACGCGGCACTGGAGGCGATCGCCGCGGCGTCCGCAGCCGCGACCACCCGCGCAGCCGAGGCCGCGGCCCGGCGCGCGGAGGCCGATGCGGCGCTCGACGCCGGGCGTGCGCTGCGCGACCGCCGTGCGCGCCGCGCGGCGGCGGAGGCCGAGCGGGCAGCGCTCGCGGAGGCCGAGCCGCAGGTCGCCGAGCGCCGCGAGGCGCTCCGCGCGGCGGACGAGGCCGCCGAGGCCTCGGCGGCGATCGCCCGCGCGGACGCCGCCGCTGCGGCGCTCGCGCGCGCCGGGGCCGCTCGGGACGTCGCGGGCGCGGCCGCGGGCGCGCCGGGCGACGACGCTGCCGAGCGGCACGCGGTCGCCGTCGACCTCGCCGCACGGCTGGCCGGCCTCGTGGAGCGTGA